The genomic segment ATTCTATTCCAATTAGTACAACGGCTATGTTAATTGCGACGGAAGAAGGAAAACCTATGTATGAAAAAATGGGCTTTCATTCAATAGATTCTGTTCATAAATTTCTTTGTGATAGCTATGAACCACTAATTACAAATAGTAATCAGATTAGCAATATAAAGCCATTATGTAAGAAAGATATATCTCCATTAATAAACTTAGATATGGAGGCTTTCGGTGATACTAGAAGAACCTTTCTGATCAATAGGATCAATCAATCAAAGGAGGCTTTAGTAGTTAAAAGTCTGGATGGAAAAGTTATTGGATATGGGCTGTCTATACAAGGTCCGGTTAATCTTATATTAGGCCCTATAGTTGCTCCTGATTCTCAATCAGCATTATTAATAATTGACCAACTTTCGAGAAACTATCAAGGTAAATTAAGAATTGATGTTCCTTCCGGAAATGATGATTTTATATCTGAACTGGAGAAATACGGTTTCTCCAAAGTAAGCCAACCACCGATTATGATTAAAAATTCAAATGTATTACCATCTCGTAATAATACGTTGTATGGCATAGCTGCACAGCTATTTGGTTAATACGTTTTTGAACTATATGGGCTTTTAAAAAATAGAAATTAAGAAGTTAACATATTAATTGTTAGCTCTTTCTTTTATCGTATTCGACCAATACTGTTCATCTTTCTTATTGAACTAACGGCAGGTTAGTTCAATAAATGTTAAATTTAATAGTGGTGGTTAATTATTCGAAAGGAGAATTAATTATGATACATATTATAAAAGCCAAACCTAATCACGTTGAGGGAATATCAAAAGTTTGTAGTGATGGTTATTGGGCAACATACAGCGAAACACATTCTGAAATGTACATCAAAGGAATAATTAAAGAGTTTTATAATCACGAAAGAATACTAAAAGAGGTTTTAGAAACCAGCAAGGAATGGGGAGGATATTTTGTTGCATTAGAAGGGAACGAAGTGATTGGGGCTGGTGGAGGGGGTATGATTGAGGATACCTCTGGAGAAGTTTTTGTTTTGTATCTAAATCCTGCTAGACGTAACGAAGGTATTGGCACAATGATATTAGATGCTATTACCAAACAACAAAAGGAAGAGTTTAATGCAACGGAACAATGGGTTTCCGTTGCGAAAGGAAATCAAAAAGGAATTCCTTTCTATGAAGCAAAAGGATTTACTTTTAATCATGAACGTGATGGACATGGAATTGTTGATAGAGAAAGATATATTATATTAAGATATTGCCGTAAGATTTAATGGTTTTTTAAAAATAATCTTGTTGAACTAACGAGAGCGTTAGTTCAACAAGATAGTTAAAATAGCCTTGTTAAATTATTTTTAACAAGGCTATTTTTGTATCTCACTAATTTTCTATTTGAACTGCTTGATTACGAGCAATTCTTAACGGATGCTATTAAAGAAGGGACGATTGTAGCTAAATGGCTAACGGACTTTAAAGACTTGTGAGTAATCGTTCTTCTAGAATTCTTTACCGTCTAACTTCAGCAATCCGACAAACAGGATATCAGTATGCTTGACCTCTTTCTCAATCGCCTCTTTTGCTGCGTCTAAGTCCGAGTAAATACCAAGCTGGTTAATTCCGTTCGGATAGTCACCGTCATCGTAGTAAGCATCGTAGATAATCATCTGGCAAAACCTCCTAGAATTACTGGCTACATAACGGAGTAGCGAACCGGCTTACACATATCCTTCTGCAACTGAAGCGTCTCGGCACTCGCATAGTAAGTAATGTATTCATGCTTGCAATGAGGACAACGGAAGTAATTCTTTTCGATGCCATTCTTAACTTTTTTTGTACGGAACTTAGTGATTGTGAACGCCTTTTTACATCTAGCATCACAATGTGCAGCCATTGGTTTATTCGACATGATCACTCCTCCACAATTAATATTTACAATCAATAGCACGCACCACACCTTAGATACTGAAATAGCAATTGCTACTCTATCGACGCTATTGTGATGCGCACTATTCAATGTAAATGCATAATAAAAAGCACCCAAAATTGAGATGCTTAATCAAAAAAATATATAGTCACTTTGGTAAATCTTCTGAAACATTTTCAAATTCTAAAGAATAACCTCTGAGTTTTGCTTTCCCATGTTTATTTCTCATATGACAATTTAAAAGCAATGGAAGAGGCTGGCGAATAATGTACCGATCTATTTATTCATCATTCAGGAAAAAAATCCACCGTCAATCAAATCAAAAATTCAATGCTCCTTCCAACGTTTCCGGCATATCATATTTTAATTGTAGAGCAGTGCTCATCTCCAAAAAATTATCTTTATAAAATAACTAAAAAATCCTATTTCACAAAAATCTGTTGACGTAGATATTTATAAATCGTATCAATTTGAATTTCTGCCAAGATAAACAAAATCCATAATAGAGAGAAGCTCCACGATTTCAGACGAACTATCATTAATTTTATTATTCAAAAAAGCTGTTTTGGCTTGTTCGAAAGTTTCATACGGCTTGCCATTTTGTATTATATTATTCCCAACTAAGTTTATTTTATCAAGCGCTAATTCAAATGAATTATTAAAAGGTAGTGCACAAATTTCTATAGAAAGAAATCGTCCTTTATTATCATCGAGCCACGCAAGAGCATATTCTTTATCAAATGTTTTTAAAACAGCTAATGATAATCTATCCGCAATAATAGCGTTGGGCGATTTGTCGAAATGATAAAGCAATGTTTTGTAACGAATAATTGGAGGCAGTAAAGAAAATTGATTAAGTACAAGAGGATAGGTATTGGAATCCATAGGATATTTTATAAAATACTCGATAAAA from the Sporosarcina psychrophila genome contains:
- a CDS encoding GNAT family N-acetyltransferase, with protein sequence MNVSDIEKLDVLDIPGLIRLSNSVGWDYDKDEITTVMSSGRIYGHKNDEGEIISSAAIIEYGPKLASIGMVIVSQEYKGMGLGRKATQKCLDSIPISTTAMLIATEEGKPMYEKMGFHSIDSVHKFLCDSYEPLITNSNQISNIKPLCKKDISPLINLDMEAFGDTRRTFLINRINQSKEALVVKSLDGKVIGYGLSIQGPVNLILGPIVAPDSQSALLIIDQLSRNYQGKLRIDVPSGNDDFISELEKYGFSKVSQPPIMIKNSNVLPSRNNTLYGIAAQLFG
- a CDS encoding GNAT family N-acetyltransferase; the encoded protein is MIHIIKAKPNHVEGISKVCSDGYWATYSETHSEMYIKGIIKEFYNHERILKEVLETSKEWGGYFVALEGNEVIGAGGGGMIEDTSGEVFVLYLNPARRNEGIGTMILDAITKQQKEEFNATEQWVSVAKGNQKGIPFYEAKGFTFNHERDGHGIVDRERYIILRYCRKI